aatagggtaaaatggtaaactcactatatttattattgttttctcaATTAGTATATCAATTTAAAAGTGAATAAGTAATTAGCGATCGAGAAAATAATATGTATCACAATAAATTGACCTCAATCGAGTAttacttcttttcttttttttgcgTTTGCGTGTTTTTGTTTGGTTGTAATTGTGGtctttgtaaaatatatataataataatagtagtaagaTAGCTGATTAAAATTGCTTCATGGTGAAGACAAACATTGTTGAGACTAATGAATATTCAACGTGAAAATGGAGATTAAGCAACAAACATGCATGGTCAGCAAAATCATTATGGTCTTTAGTATCATGTTTCCActacttttctcattttatcaattattataattatttgcattttaagaaggaaaaaaaaaacaatttgagaaaaaggaaaaagcaCTTTCAATAATGGACAACTACAACTAATTAATCAACCCTTCTGTACTCATAAACAATTGCATTAATGTATCTTTTCCaattagtatttttttgaagaaaaaaaaatcattcttgaAGAGAAGAGTGGTTGAGCTTTTAACTACTCAAAGCATCCAAAAAAGCATTATTCAATTCCTCCTTTCCTTTttctatcttttcttttctatcacattaaatttatgttgttttttacTTAGATGTTTTCGACAATTATGCACTTGAAGGCCTATTAAGAAGATATCACTTTCAACCTGATTTTGTTATACTCAAAATTTAAACTCAAAGACATCTGATTAATCGGAGCAGTCCTAACACCCGcaacataattcatattattcCAATCACGTATTTTTGATTATGTGATAGATTTGCCATCACATCACATGTTCGatcaatatattataaattttttatttcaaaaatctgtgtaaatatttatttaaaaacttaTTAATAGATCAGGAGATAGTAACTCTTGAaactataaaaggaaaaaatagtttaaattggAAAGATACATCTTTTAAAAGTTGGATGGGGTGGTTGATTGGTAAGTAAGAAATGGGAAACTTGCGCTTTCAACCCTTAAAATATTtgcaaataattatttaattttgagttcTAGTTGTGAATCGTAAAAATGTATCCAgagttaaattatttaattatgtataatgtatatgttaaatttatattattattttatatgtaaaggTTAATATCATTCTAAAAAGATTTAACACATGTCCTTTGTAAGAGGacaaaaacacatttttaattaattcaaaattaaatacgCTTGTAATAAAATATCACAAAGGTCAAAACCAGAATTTACTTCATTAaccaaagaaataaaaatgcaattatccCTTTAGtttagacataaaataaaataaattttacatgcTATAAATACAATATGGAAAGGAGGACCACAAGGAGTGGAGAAATAAAGGTggaatttataaaattagttgGGGCAGGAAGGTGAACAAAATAAATGGGGCAATTCAGAATTAGAATCACTATATACTATATATGAAGGAAAAAACAACCAAATATTGAATAGAGTATCTTTTATTGGTATTACAGATTTCCTTTAAGATATTTCTAAAGAATTATTATTCGAAATTTTAAGCCAATAGATCAGaatatgagtatatatataacatctaaattacataaatctcattgttttaatatgaaattactatctatttttaataaatttttaattagattAATTTCAAAACGAATACAATATTTGAAGTTCGAATACATAAATTTatagctcgaatacattaaaaactagctcggatacataatatgtagctcaaatacattaaatactagctcggatatattaatatataactcggatacattaaaaactagctcgAATAATAATGTgtagctcagatacattaaatacaGGTTGGGATACATTAAAAGCTAGCTctgatacataatatgtagctcagatacattaaataaagatttggatacattaatatgcagctagatacattaaagaaataagagattttggaaattttaaaaagtaataggGATAATGAAAAATGGaaataagtgaaacaaaagatatatatatataggatgCGTTAGAAATGGAGGGatatattcttttataatttttaatatttgtgttcgttttttttaaaaaaatgtttctcTAAAGCAAGGCTAAAGAAAAAGGCTTCAACGTAAGTTAAATGTTTTCTCTAAATAGTgtaaggaaaataattttcacaAGATATTTTATAGATTGTATCCTTTCTATACACTATAAGAAAATTGTTAATTACATGAAGATTTTTTCCCATTTTTCTGGGGATTAGAATGAAAATTCGCAGGAATCTtatttttctgcaaattttcatattcatttcaGGAAAATTCCCATGTAATtaacagttttttttttagtgataTCCTCTACATCGCCTCATTTTTACTACCACACACTTATCTCCAAACTCTATgtctataatatttatttaaattgtatacAATTGggtatgaaataatatttacttatatatcaaactcaaaaaataacttaaatattaatctaaaatatattttttatcgtaTGAATAAAAATCACACTCTCTGAAGGATACAAAAAAATTAGGTCAGGTTTCAATATATACAACAGAGAGATTGATTTTTGTTCAACTACTTCATTAAACTTCTTCAATTATCTTATCTCACCTCTCATCTctttttctagattttattttatttttttgcggTTGAGGAGGTTTAGGTAGGGACGATGgggaataattattttttaaaaaacccagCAATACTCgcttattaataatttaaaaaacattGTCATTTTGATTTTCAATGGAATAGTGTAATTTATTCGTTTGGCAGTTTATGACTTTCTGTTCAACATGTCTATATATATGTCTATCTTAACCATGTGCAATATTTTGTCAATATTAGTTGGTGTATAATACATCTTAAAAAAGTTTTTCGCTGACTTGCAAAAAagtatagtattttttttcgtGTAATTTATATATCATGAGTTTAAGccacaaaattttaattgatcCCTGAATCACGTATTATTGTTTAGAGAAATTTTTCACCCATTCTTTtttagaataaatatttaataagtgttcttttttttttttttcatttatgagCTATTTAGATCAAATTCGTAAATTTCTTtagaacaaattatttttttactaagaAAACATTAGACAACATCCCTTTTGGACTAAAGCTCTCTTTGACAACCAGGGTTTATGAATTAAATCTCACTCGCTACGTCTGTTTCttttttgcaaaatttggaCCTTCCAACAATTTAAGTCAACAAACTATAAATATTATAGGTCATGAAGATTTGAACTTAGGACATCATAGTTCATAAGCAAGCTAAGGCGCTTATCAAGTGACATTAAAAGTTGTTTGTGTAAGGcggtataatttatttatttatacataaatacattaatttagaaaattctATAAGGCTAGATTCACTTTTGTACATGGATATTCTTCAAGTCAATGTTTTATAACATAAATCTCTGCACTCCGGCTATTCCtctccaaaaaaagaaagacgAGAATTAATTAATAGTTACGAAGACAAGATTTATTCAAGAGGAAAATTTTAAAGGGGTATATTTGTATAACTGTAAAATAGTTTAAGAAATTTGAATTATAGCCTAAAAAGGGGGATATTTGCATAAATAAACTTACACTTGGTCTTTTTATTGGATCTTATGAAGATTGACGTGAACACGAAATATTTGGTGGAAACAACTGTCCTTCTAATAATCTTATTAAGTTCAGTTTACTTGAGAATGACTAATTTACTACTATTAAGGATActgatataataataataattattattataataataatgggaaaaatattaaatatgaaaatatcctGCTTTACAGTGTTTATTTGTCATCTTTCCTTTACAAGGACGTGGGGACTTATGTCCTTACCTTCGTTCATAAATGACATGTAATAGAAGAGCAAAATATCTAACAACTCCCCCCACCCCAAAccaccacacacacacacaaaaaaaatggtgTGGATCATATGtacataatattaaattatgatttgaaatttgattGATTTGAGTTAAAGATAtgtaatttatgaaaataattaaaactttcTCGActcttatataattttatcaaaaggaGCAAACAAATACTCCCTTCGTGCTTTTTATGCCCATTCTTTAGAAACACGGAATAGTATGAGTATTTTATTGCAATacctatataaatttatttctagTCTAAAGTTTTTAGAAATGATTTAAAGGATAAATAGTTAATGTTaaggataaaatatataaaaatatggtCTTCTCTTGATATGTTTAAAGGAACaagtaaaagaaatatatatttttgtataggggacaagtaaaaatgaagaGAGTAGATCATTAGAGGTCGAGcatgattttatactattttattttgggggcaaaatttaaaataatggaTCTTTATTCGCAAAATATaaacactttaaaaaaatttatatttaaaaaataatttgagatttGTAATCCTATATATTGAAGAATTTGGAATTTCAAATGATAGATTTAAAATTGAGGTTAATGTTTTGTTCATATACCATCAACAAACGCTGAGAAAtcaaaactttaaatttaagGCCAAAAATCTAGAGACAAATGGCTACTCAAAGGGAGAGAGATACAGggttccttttttaaaaatatggttgatgtaaataaacaaatatacaaGTGTTACTTGTGCTTCTAATTTCCTGATTGTGAGTAACACAATATAACTCCAATTGGAATTAATTACCTTCCTGAAATGAGATGGGCTAGGCCCTGGTTCTCATAAAATTCACCAAGGTTCCAATTTGCACTTGTGGATGATATTGTCATTAAAGCTACTACTATTGACCTCATACTTGGTCTCAATTGTGGATTCTCCTGTGTGCACGCCTTGGCAAGAAGAGCCACCTATATGAATCGCGTTAATCGATCAAGTTACTGACTACACGTAAATCTCAAACTATACGAATCGCGTTAACATTAATGCACTTgtgaaaaaatattgttttcttaCATTCCAGACTGAATCCAGGGGATAATCATCACCAAGTTTTGGATCTACCAGTTTGCATATCCCTTCTTTAGGATCAACCTCATTAAGCACATCCTCAAACTGCAAAGAATATTGCCAATTAAAAGTTGAAGTTTTAGACTCTTTTTAGTGGTTTAGAGGTGAGAATTGAATTTGGTGAGTGAAGAAATGTTTCAAAGGTACCAATCCAACAAGCCCTTTTGATTCAGTAGCAATTTCACTAGTCTTGATAATAGCTTTTCTAGCAGATATTAATTCATAAAGCACAACCCCAaatgcatatacatcaattttgGGTGAAACATCACCAAATTGACCATACCTGCACATAAGTCAAGTATGAAAAATGATAATTTGATCTTGTTCAGAGATATTGAATAAGTACTAATACCATAGGGAAACAAATTCTTACTCTGGGGCCATGTAACCAAAAGTACCAACAAGACGAGTGTTCATCGAACCACCTTCAGTTTCTATCAGTTTTGTGAGTCCAAAGTCAGCAACCTGCAAGATAAAAGATTATCTTCAAATGAATTAGCACACATGGTTTTTCTTTTCATAGTTCTGGTTTTTGGAACTCTCATACCTTTGCACGAAAGTTTTTATCGATCAAAATGTTGGCTGTTTTAATGTCGCGATGGATGTAAACAGGAACAGTGTGTTCGTGGATGTACTCTAGGCCTCTAGCTGCATCCAGAGCAATTTTCACCCTGGTAAACCATGGCAATGGCACCTTACCTGGAACTGAATAGTACAAAATTGATATGGAACTGTGAGAAATTCGAAAATTTGGTTAGACATGAAGTTTTTGTGCAATAAGTAGAACTGAACTAACCAAAACCGCGCAAATGTTGGCTTAGGTTTCCATTTTCAATGTATTCGTATACTAAGAACAAGGATCCTTCAACGCAGTATCCTATCAAACGTACCTGCAAAGGTTTCAACACGTGAAATATACTCTATGACATATGAGGTAAATGGATTCATCATCTGCTAAATCTCAAGTATGGCAGAACCAAATCACCAATCCTTACTTTCACTATGAAAAGTATCACATTATCAAGCTAAGTGGCTCAGACCACTCTTGAGAATTGCATTACAAATAAGTTCAAAGATTGCTGAAGTTAGCAAGTTCAACCAACCATGACTCCATGATGTTGATTTTTTTCCCCATAGACTCAGAGCAGGTGCCAGAGAGGTTATAATCAAGTAAGAAAAGATAGTATATCAGTACGAGTAATGAGAATTTACCAAGTTCAAGTGATGAACATGAGTCAAAACCTTCAATTCAGCAAGGAATTCTTTTGTTGCTTGCATATCCATCTTCTTGATAGCAGCTTTCTGCATTTTATCGAGACAAATGAGATTAGCAGCATGAGTAATTTTGACTATAGAAAAGAAATGCACGCTGAGTCAAGACAATTATGTGAATGGTGACATAATAAAACAGCTAGAACTAGGTCGATGATCAATCTGAGTATCCGAATAATTGCTAATCATTTCAATCTTAACAAGAATAATGTGACGAACCTCGCCTCTTAACTCTCCATAGTAAACAGATGCAAAACCACCTTGGCCAATCTTGTAGGCTGTGCTGAAGTTGTCACTGGCTTTAgcaagttcatcatatgaaAATTCTATAGATTTATCCACAGCAATCCTCGGGACGTCTGGGGAAGCGCCCTGTTTAAGAGATCCCCCTTCtgatgaattctcaaaatttgcATGACCTGagtcattaaaaaaattacaaggtTTATTCTAAGGATGAACCAAAACATTGCTTCCACAGAATAATTGACATAATTTTATCATTAACCCGGACCGATTGCAGGAAGCTTATGCCTAAGGCTAGAGAAATGAGAAACAACAAACAGGAATTACCACCATAGAGTTTGACAGGTAATTAAGCATACATCAGTAGattcaaaacaataaaattaccAGGAATATGCTTATTACTACTGTGTTTGTAAGGTTCCAAGTTAAGATTTTCCTCCATTTTCCTGCCTCTATAAAAGGTAATGTATATGCAAACTGCTAAAAGGGCAACCACAAGAACTACTGCAACTGATATGCCAGTTATTGCGCCACCTGAGAATCCTGTCAATAACATAGTTTTTAGTAGATTACAATCACATTCAGAGCTTTTTGATACCTCAGACTTGATCAGTTGAAAACAATGCCTCTGTAGCAGTAAAATAAGGCCAACCTTTTGAGCTGTGAAAAGCAAGAAACAACAATTAGCTGTCAATAGTATAGCATTCAAGAAATGATCAGGAGCTCATTGGGGTTGGAGAATACCTTGTAGAAGTTCTTAATTGTGGATAAGTTCCATTTTGATCTGCAATACATTTCAGAATAgagatttaaaagaaaaaaactataacATCATCCAACACTTTGGCATATAGTAACAGATATTCAAGTGACAATCCTGAGCTTGCGACCACTTTGTCATACAAGTAAAATCATCCGAAAATTAACTATGATTGTAGTATGCAAAATTGTTCCTTGCCTTAATAATAGACAATGAGCATGGTTCCATTTTATTGCTTCTGCATAACTTTCTGTAAAAACTCATCCAAATTCGACTAATTGTACCTAAATATGCAAAGAATACGAGTATAAAAGCCTTGATAAAGAGATCAATTACCTTTTCCAGGAATGAAAACTAGACCACTACCGCTGCTGAAATTTGCTTCAGGATTATAGTCTTCCAACAACTTCTGTGGTAGACTAAAATCATTGGCTAGTGTAACCAAATTCTCTCCAGGGCGAAGAGGATAAGTTATAAATAGTCCATAATCTTTTGACACATGACTATTTCCACAAGAGCAGTTGACAATAACCTTTACTATTGAATTCACAGGAACATTGTTAGGATCATAACTGTTAGACTCCTGCAACTTTTCAACTGTTGTAAGGTTTGAACAATAAAGACGAGCAATTCTCGGATAAGTAGTACTAGTCTTGACCTGCACATCAAACTGATGTCCCATGAATTTCCCATCAACACAGCTACATGAGAAGGGAACATTAACTCTGCTTTGGAATTGAATAATATCTGGATTGGTAATCTGAGGATTATAACTAAGGATATTCTTGATGGGGGTTGAAAAAGTATTAGACATAAAAGTGAGGTTAGCACCATTCCATACATAAAATGAAGCTAATGCATCACAATCATCACTACACTGGGATTTAACCCCCACCCACAAAATGTTTAACACTAAAAGGCCTAAAACCAACTCAAAGCTTctattttcttgaagaaaaatcaTCTGATTTTCAAACTCTGTACTAGTTGAAAAATGGGTTGAGATTTTTTGAACTCTTTTTAGAATCTTGAATGAAAGATGCCAATGGATGTAAATATGGTTGTGTTAGTTGACACTTGACAACTTCAGTTTTTGCCTTTTTAGCATTTTAAACATGGCCTAGTCCAAGAGACAAAAAAGTTTTAGCTTTGAATTTTGCATTACTTTAAGTGGGAGACAGGGAATTCTAAAGCATGGGTTTCCTGGAAAAAgcagaaagaaaattttttatgaatatattttggGTTCCATTAGTTGACCTTTTTATCAACACATCTCCATCATTGGCTGTTAGTGTTAGCCATGGATGTTGAAACATGCCAAATCATTTGAGCGCCTGCAGTCTCCCTATCAAAGTCTTTTTTGGGTGTTTAGGCGATTTAAGTTTATATTActgaaaatatgaagaaaaaaaattactatcaTCAGTACAGTTTGATGAACATGCCAATATATGCTTGTTCTAGTAGGTCAACTTAAAGTAGATGGTGCAAAAAAGTCATGATGTCAAACCTAAATTTGTTATAATCGATTATATAAATTTTCTACAATTCATCATGAACATTTTGTTTATTCAACAATACACAGGGGCATGTCTGAGCTAAAAGGTATAAAAGGGGTTCAATTAAAGCTTTGCCTTGCAAGTAgaataaaataactatttttgcATATATAAATACTC
This window of the Solanum pennellii chromosome 2, SPENNV200 genome carries:
- the LOC107010402 gene encoding lysM domain receptor-like kinase 3; amino-acid sequence: MIFLQENRSFELVLGLLVLNILWVGVKSQCSDDCDALASFYVWNGANLTFMSNTFSTPIKNILSYNPQITNPDIIQFQSRVNVPFSCSCVDGKFMGHQFDVQVKTSTTYPRIARLYCSNLTTVEKLQESNSYDPNNVPVNSIVKVIVNCSCGNSHVSKDYGLFITYPLRPGENLVTLANDFSLPQKLLEDYNPEANFSSGSGLVFIPGKDQNGTYPQLRTSTSSKGFSGGAITGISVAVVLVVALLAVCIYITFYRGRKMEENLNLEPYKHSSNKHIPGHANFENSSEGGSLKQGASPDVPRIAVDKSIEFSYDELAKASDNFSTAYKIGQGGFASVYYGELRGEKAAIKKMDMQATKEFLAELKVLTHVHHLNLVRLIGYCVEGSLFLVYEYIENGNLSQHLRGFVPGKVPLPWFTRVKIALDAARGLEYIHEHTVPVYIHRDIKTANILIDKNFRAKVADFGLTKLIETEGGSMNTRLVGTFGYMAPEYGQFGDVSPKIDVYAFGVVLYELISARKAIIKTSEIATESKGLVGLFEDVLNEVDPKEGICKLVDPKLGDDYPLDSVWNVALLAKACTQENPQLRPSMRSIVVALMTISSTSANWNLGEFYENQGLAHLISGR